One window from the genome of Pseudanabaena yagii GIHE-NHR1 encodes:
- the petG gene encoding cytochrome b6-f complex subunit V encodes MVEPILSGICLGLIFITLGGLFFAAYQQYRRV; translated from the coding sequence ATGGTAGAACCAATTTTGTCGGGCATTTGCCTCGGTCTTATTTTCATTACCCTTGGTGGACTATTTTTCGCTGCTTATCAGCAATACCGTAGAGTCTAG
- a CDS encoding SGNH/GDSL hydrolase family protein produces the protein MRSRTRYTPSWHTKRKSSWLRNTLLLIFIGLPLLLILAELIARGALLATGSTNQLAPNKTVSIAQSYAFKLQDANGNSYPGLPDSGRLQVRRSPLLGYELIPSQSSDYWQINDQGFRQDSSVPIEKPAGEIRVFLVGGSTAFSNMADKNQKALAFKVEKLLNDRVRAQNSSPEKFKPKETPYFADQIEAMRALPPRIRDGSYRVIAAAVPGYTSGNELALLAHKVSAYSPNALIILDGYEDLRSPSNQPAHEIGNVDQMLRDPVAQYRQHQSQQFNNWLNSLYLVKAWQKWVVPADIATFSSDYQIFGAEQFSKDPKELQKRIDRYVYNTQQMIKLAGDIPTLIVLQPEITGKQKALTKEEEGIIKSLGNDYSDRVTNAYNVAEKALSSKFPNTKFVSFYQLFQSNNQQAFSDPIHLTEAANDKVAQKLYDSIEQLFSVLPASNSLNSDITPQPSPTPQPTPTPEPPKSTSAPASLSETLQRVQGQ, from the coding sequence ATGCGTAGTAGAACCCGATATACCCCCTCTTGGCATACCAAGCGCAAATCATCTTGGTTGCGAAATACCTTGCTCCTTATTTTTATTGGTTTGCCATTGCTATTAATTTTGGCAGAACTGATTGCGCGAGGAGCACTTTTGGCTACAGGTAGTACGAATCAACTTGCTCCGAACAAGACAGTCTCGATCGCCCAATCCTACGCTTTCAAGTTACAGGATGCCAATGGCAATAGCTATCCCGGATTACCAGATTCAGGTCGTCTCCAAGTGCGCCGTAGCCCGCTATTGGGATATGAATTAATTCCTAGCCAAAGTAGTGATTATTGGCAAATTAATGATCAAGGGTTCCGTCAAGATTCTTCCGTACCGATTGAGAAACCTGCTGGTGAGATCCGCGTATTTTTAGTTGGCGGGTCTACTGCTTTTAGCAACATGGCGGATAAAAACCAAAAGGCTCTAGCGTTTAAAGTAGAGAAATTGCTCAACGATCGCGTCCGTGCTCAAAATAGCAGTCCTGAAAAATTTAAGCCGAAGGAAACTCCCTATTTTGCCGATCAAATCGAGGCAATGCGCGCCTTACCTCCACGCATTCGTGATGGTAGCTATCGGGTAATTGCGGCAGCAGTCCCCGGGTATACCTCTGGTAATGAGCTGGCTTTACTTGCTCATAAGGTTAGTGCTTATAGTCCCAATGCCTTAATTATTCTCGATGGCTATGAAGACTTGCGATCGCCTAGCAATCAACCTGCCCATGAGATTGGTAACGTTGATCAAATGTTGCGCGATCCTGTTGCACAATATCGCCAACATCAAAGCCAACAATTTAATAACTGGTTAAATTCGCTGTATTTAGTCAAGGCATGGCAAAAGTGGGTAGTTCCTGCTGATATCGCGACATTTAGTTCCGATTATCAAATTTTTGGTGCAGAACAATTTAGCAAAGATCCCAAAGAGCTACAAAAAAGGATTGATCGCTATGTTTACAATACGCAGCAAATGATCAAATTAGCTGGTGATATTCCTACGCTGATCGTGCTTCAGCCAGAGATTACAGGTAAACAAAAGGCTTTGACTAAAGAAGAAGAGGGCATCATCAAATCCTTGGGGAATGACTATAGCGATCGCGTAACTAATGCCTATAATGTTGCGGAAAAAGCTCTCAGTAGTAAATTTCCTAATACCAAATTCGTTAGTTTCTATCAGCTATTTCAGTCGAATAACCAACAAGCCTTTAGTGATCCCATTCACCTCACTGAGGCAGCTAATGATAAGGTGGCGCAAAAGTTGTATGACAGTATCGAGCAGCTATTTTCAGTACTGCCTGCCTCAAATTCGCTAAATAGTGATATTACTCCCCAACCATCACCTACACCTCAGCCAACACCCACCCCTGAACCACCCAAATCAACATCTGCGCCTGCTAGTCTGTCGGAAACACTTCAGCGAGTGCAAGGACAGTAG
- the gloA gene encoding lactoylglutathione lyase, with protein MRVLHTMVRVGNLERSLDFYTNVLGMKELRRKDYPDGRFTLAFVGYGDESSNAVIELTHNWDTDAYEIGTGYGHIALGMENIYTACDAIREKGGKITREPGPMKHGTTEIAFVEDPDGYKIELIQLK; from the coding sequence ATGCGCGTCTTACATACAATGGTTCGGGTTGGTAACTTAGAGCGATCGCTAGATTTTTATACGAATGTCCTTGGCATGAAGGAATTGCGTCGCAAAGATTATCCAGATGGACGCTTTACCCTTGCCTTTGTGGGCTATGGCGATGAATCGAGCAATGCCGTCATCGAGTTAACCCATAACTGGGATACCGATGCCTATGAAATTGGTACTGGCTATGGTCATATTGCACTAGGCATGGAAAATATCTATACAGCCTGTGACGCAATTCGTGAAAAAGGTGGCAAAATCACCCGCGAACCTGGACCGATGAAACATGGCACAACTGAGATTGCCTTCGTCGAAGATCCCGATGGTTACAAAATTGAATTAATTCAACTTAAGTAA
- a CDS encoding DUF3531 family protein, which yields MEVRFRECDWFDLWIWIKFNEAPSQQEKQLLDEVFNSWFLLGKLGGFNACNMQVLESGVDVSYFDYDNQAADDEMMSVMHNMTDLEYENDWARCWVDLGTADAIAIDTLVNALRQFDKEYVAIEEVIIGGQNSDWLVDPKSLDDEDYDQ from the coding sequence ATGGAAGTTAGATTTCGAGAATGTGATTGGTTTGACTTATGGATCTGGATAAAATTTAATGAAGCGCCTTCCCAGCAAGAAAAACAACTGCTAGACGAAGTATTTAATTCTTGGTTTTTACTTGGTAAATTGGGCGGCTTCAATGCTTGCAATATGCAGGTTTTGGAATCTGGTGTCGATGTGAGCTACTTTGACTATGACAACCAAGCTGCCGACGACGAGATGATGTCAGTGATGCATAACATGACTGACCTAGAGTACGAAAACGACTGGGCAAGGTGTTGGGTTGACTTAGGAACTGCCGATGCGATCGCGATCGATACCCTAGTTAATGCTTTGCGTCAGTTTGATAAAGAATATGTAGCGATCGAAGAGGTTATTATCGGCGGACAAAACTCTGACTGGTTGGTTGACCCCAAGAGTCTCGATGATGAGGATTATGATCAATAA
- a CDS encoding Uma2 family endonuclease, translated as MIAQPQINRQSEQLTDFPILSASEYLEWESEQELKYEYENGKIIAMTGGTVPHSQIAANFAALLIPHLRGKGCKVAISDAKVLTKSGKYYYPDLVVTCDERDRFAHDFLQYPCLIAEVLSPATEARDRGIKQQNYMLLDTLKTYILITPERPRIEIYQRRDDLAWEYISIAIDSIDFATNDPLIHIASLDLKFPLSILYENIDFNE; from the coding sequence ATGATTGCCCAACCCCAAATTAATCGGCAAAGCGAGCAATTAACCGATTTTCCGATTTTGTCAGCATCTGAATATCTCGAATGGGAATCAGAGCAAGAGCTTAAGTATGAATATGAAAATGGGAAAATCATCGCAATGACGGGAGGAACTGTTCCCCATAGTCAAATTGCCGCCAATTTTGCAGCATTACTGATTCCTCACTTGCGCGGTAAAGGTTGTAAGGTTGCCATCAGTGATGCCAAAGTGCTGACTAAATCTGGGAAATACTACTATCCAGACTTGGTGGTTACTTGCGATGAACGCGATCGCTTTGCCCATGATTTTTTGCAATATCCCTGTCTGATCGCTGAAGTCCTATCTCCTGCTACCGAAGCACGCGATCGCGGTATCAAGCAGCAAAATTACATGCTTCTCGATACATTAAAAACCTATATCCTGATTACGCCAGAGCGCCCCAGAATCGAAATCTACCAACGACGTGATGATCTAGCTTGGGAATATATATCCATTGCGATCGATAGTATAGATTTTGCGACTAACGATCCACTAATTCACATCGCTAGCCTCGATTTAAAATTTCCCTTATCAATCCTTTATGAAAATATTGATTTCAACGAATAA
- a CDS encoding KGK domain-containing protein, translated as MAINIKHLDQENDVIEIFPAGSDTIFLENKYIRLPKDLLALIYQCVVKGSVGTLFSTGLPARLMKVDQPKWQKGRVEITIEFIPDETLEEEMPQDELSSLRNLNID; from the coding sequence ATGGCGATAAATATTAAACATCTTGATCAAGAAAATGATGTTATTGAAATATTTCCTGCTGGAAGTGACACTATTTTTTTAGAAAATAAGTATATTCGCTTACCTAAAGATCTACTAGCTCTCATCTATCAATGCGTAGTTAAAGGTTCAGTTGGCACGCTATTTAGTACAGGTTTACCTGCCCGTTTAATGAAGGTTGATCAACCAAAATGGCAAAAAGGAAGGGTGGAAATCACAATCGAATTTATTCCAGATGAAACACTTGAAGAAGAAATGCCTCAAGACGAATTGAGTAGTCTTAGAAATTTAAATATTGACTAA
- a CDS encoding DUF4349 domain-containing protein, with amino-acid sequence MKGQPSSNRSLKVLSMLTAIALASCASSLSNKASAPANLAALPEQAPNADSATPAKAAIPRPQLIKSADISIQVKSIEETTKAVSDLVKQQQGDILELQDFRTGSYGIAQSVSLKVRIPQERLDSVLETIAQLGIVKGRSLKAEDVSNQLVDLQARLKNLRQTELQLQEILKQTGSVGDVLKVTQELSRVREMIEQIDAQLTNLKNQVAYSTIQVTLSSAIATIPPQSDLGTQIQNTWNSATSSLVGVSIGLLKLAIWLLVYCPYWLIPLAIYLFLRRRRRQLPQIQKPDSEANSD; translated from the coding sequence TTGAAAGGTCAACCATCTTCCAATAGATCTCTAAAGGTCTTGAGTATGCTGACAGCGATCGCCTTAGCAAGTTGTGCGTCCTCGTTATCAAATAAAGCCTCTGCTCCAGCAAATCTCGCCGCCTTGCCTGAACAAGCTCCCAATGCTGACTCCGCAACACCTGCCAAAGCTGCTATACCGCGTCCGCAACTGATTAAATCGGCTGACATCTCGATACAGGTTAAATCAATCGAAGAAACGACTAAAGCTGTCTCAGATTTGGTCAAACAGCAACAGGGCGACATTTTAGAACTACAGGACTTTCGCACTGGCAGCTATGGCATTGCTCAGTCAGTGTCTCTCAAAGTCAGAATTCCCCAAGAACGTCTTGATTCGGTATTAGAGACGATCGCACAGTTAGGTATTGTCAAGGGGCGATCGCTTAAGGCTGAGGATGTCTCCAATCAATTAGTCGATTTGCAAGCCCGCCTCAAAAATTTGCGCCAAACTGAGTTGCAGTTACAGGAAATTCTCAAGCAAACTGGCTCCGTCGGTGATGTCCTCAAGGTGACGCAAGAGCTTAGCCGTGTACGGGAAATGATCGAGCAAATTGATGCTCAGTTAACCAATTTAAAAAATCAGGTTGCCTATTCCACAATTCAAGTCACTCTTTCCTCTGCGATCGCTACAATTCCACCTCAATCCGATCTTGGTACGCAAATTCAAAACACTTGGAATAGTGCAACTAGTTCCTTAGTAGGTGTCAGTATTGGGTTATTAAAACTAGCAATTTGGTTACTAGTCTATTGTCCCTATTGGTTAATCCCCCTAGCCATTTATCTATTCCTACGCCGTCGCCGCCGTCAACTCCCCCAGATCCAAAAGCCTGACTCTGAAGCAAATTCAGATTAA
- a CDS encoding LCP family protein — MAGRSLKQIFSREEYFLPVATNPINLGQKTDLARKPKAKKNFLSHKWTLFVVLFVALISGGLGAGLAFVLSSRPFQQRQLSADEAAVFNRNADSMTSAIAGVPTLTRPVNILVLGTIMLTSDLPDAQSKPKGKYLAEVDNNLNGMSDAMLLIRFDPATQKVAVLSIPRDSRVNIQGVGTTKINFANYAGGASLSAQTVSQVLGDIPIDRYIRFNVNGFGKLVDALGGIDIYVPKKLKYQDDSQHLYINLNAGQQKLNGSKAIQYMRYRHDDLGDIGRVQRQQAFFRAFIDQKLKPESITKFSEILGIIKDNIDTNLSVEEVLALASYTSKIDRKSIQMHMAPGRFSNPGEFDNLSYWILDNRLLAKLMSQNFGVMKSADASTDNSSQSLRVAIQDSMSQPEGTKKATTLLSKAGYAQVFAASDRWTKPIAKTQIIAQNGDRASAEKLRDALGIGEVLVESTGDIESDITVRVGKDWLQANNIPLKPVKATSSNQR; from the coding sequence ATGGCTGGGCGATCGCTGAAGCAAATATTCAGTCGTGAGGAGTATTTCCTACCTGTGGCAACAAATCCCATCAATCTAGGACAAAAAACTGATTTGGCACGTAAGCCCAAAGCCAAGAAGAATTTCTTAAGTCACAAGTGGACACTATTTGTAGTGTTGTTTGTAGCGCTGATCTCTGGGGGACTAGGCGCAGGATTAGCATTTGTATTAAGTAGTCGCCCTTTTCAGCAGCGACAGCTATCAGCAGATGAAGCTGCTGTGTTTAACCGTAATGCCGATAGCATGACTTCAGCGATCGCTGGTGTCCCGACCCTAACCCGACCTGTAAATATTTTGGTCTTGGGCACGATCATGCTCACCTCTGATTTACCTGATGCCCAGTCAAAGCCTAAGGGTAAGTATCTCGCTGAGGTCGATAACAACCTCAATGGGATGAGTGATGCGATGTTGCTCATTCGTTTTGACCCAGCTACTCAAAAAGTTGCCGTCCTCTCAATTCCTCGCGACAGTCGTGTCAATATCCAAGGTGTAGGAACCACCAAGATTAACTTTGCCAACTATGCAGGTGGTGCGTCACTGTCCGCCCAAACCGTGAGCCAAGTTTTAGGCGATATCCCCATTGATCGCTATATTCGCTTCAACGTGAACGGATTTGGTAAATTAGTCGATGCCCTTGGCGGTATTGATATCTATGTGCCGAAAAAGCTGAAATATCAAGATGATAGTCAACATCTATATATCAACCTCAATGCAGGTCAGCAGAAATTAAATGGTAGTAAAGCCATTCAATATATGCGCTACCGCCATGATGATTTGGGCGATATTGGTCGGGTACAGCGCCAGCAAGCATTTTTCCGTGCTTTTATCGATCAAAAGCTCAAGCCTGAATCGATTACCAAGTTTTCTGAGATTCTCGGCATTATTAAGGACAATATCGATACGAACCTCTCGGTCGAAGAAGTCCTTGCCCTTGCTAGCTACACCTCAAAAATTGATCGCAAGAGTATCCAGATGCATATGGCTCCTGGCCGCTTTAGCAACCCTGGAGAATTTGACAATCTCAGCTATTGGATTTTGGATAATCGACTGCTTGCCAAGCTAATGTCTCAAAACTTTGGGGTAATGAAGTCTGCTGATGCGAGCACGGATAATAGCTCTCAGTCCTTGAGGGTGGCTATTCAAGATAGTATGTCTCAGCCTGAAGGCACGAAAAAGGCTACCACTCTACTTTCTAAGGCGGGATATGCTCAAGTATTTGCTGCTAGCGATCGCTGGACGAAGCCAATTGCGAAGACTCAGATCATTGCTCAAAATGGCGATCGTGCAAGTGCTGAAAAATTACGCGATGCGCTGGGAATTGGTGAGGTTTTAGTTGAGTCTACAGGTGATATCGAGTCAGACATCACGGTGCGTGTAGGTAAAGACTGGCTACAAGCCAATAACATTCCTCTTAAACCTGTTAAAGCGACATCAAGTAACCAACGCTAA
- a CDS encoding SDR family oxidoreductase, which translates to MTKTVLITGASSGIGRATALYFQKRGWNVAATMRSPEQVISKEAGRANSLTNLDRLAFLKLDVTDSDSIKAAVAEAIAKFGVIDVLVNNAGYGMLGAFETSTPEQIQRQFNTNVFGLMETTRAVLPHFRDRQSGVIVNVASVGGRVAFPLYSLYHSTKWAVEGFSESLQHELLAFNIRVKIIEPGPIKTDFYDRSAERTSNPDFPEYDDLSDRVLAKLNQIGTTGASPNVVAKTIYTASTDNSWKLRYPADPLAKQLLLARKLLPDFLFTKLIRQTTNI; encoded by the coding sequence ATGACTAAAACTGTATTGATCACTGGTGCTTCCTCTGGCATTGGCAGGGCAACGGCTCTATATTTCCAAAAACGTGGCTGGAATGTGGCGGCGACGATGCGATCGCCTGAGCAAGTAATCAGCAAAGAAGCAGGTAGAGCGAATAGCTTAACCAATCTTGATCGCCTAGCTTTCCTCAAGCTCGATGTGACTGATAGCGACAGCATTAAGGCTGCTGTTGCCGAAGCAATTGCAAAATTTGGGGTGATCGATGTTTTGGTGAATAATGCAGGCTACGGTATGTTAGGAGCATTTGAAACCTCGACCCCTGAACAAATCCAACGCCAATTTAACACCAATGTCTTTGGTTTGATGGAAACTACTCGCGCTGTACTTCCCCATTTTCGCGATCGCCAAAGCGGTGTGATTGTAAATGTCGCTTCGGTTGGTGGACGTGTTGCTTTCCCGCTCTATAGCCTCTATCACTCGACAAAGTGGGCAGTAGAAGGCTTTTCCGAATCCTTGCAGCATGAATTATTAGCTTTTAATATTCGCGTCAAAATTATTGAGCCTGGCCCCATTAAAACCGATTTTTACGATCGCTCTGCCGAACGCACTAGTAATCCTGATTTTCCTGAATATGATGATCTTAGCGATCGGGTATTGGCTAAACTTAATCAAATTGGCACCACGGGAGCATCTCCTAATGTTGTGGCAAAAACGATCTATACAGCTAGTACTGATAACTCATGGAAATTGCGCTATCCCGCCGATCCATTGGCTAAGCAGCTATTACTTGCTCGTAAGCTATTGCCAGATTTCCTATTTACAAAGCTTATTCGCCAAACCACGAATATTTAA
- a CDS encoding SDR family oxidoreductase — translation MKAFVAGATGQTGRHIVAELIKRNIPVRALVRNLELAKQVLPSEVELVQGNVLFADTLSEAIADCDVLVCATGAKPSFNALEPYLVDYIGTKNLVKAAKSKNIKHFAIVSSLCVSKFLHPLNLFWLVLFWKKQAERYLQDSGLTYTIVRPGGLLNREKEGGLVLSGADTLFEGSIPRTKVAQVTVDALFEDNAKNKLVEIVVNADTPDRPIAELFATV, via the coding sequence ATGAAAGCATTTGTAGCTGGAGCCACAGGACAAACAGGACGACATATCGTCGCCGAATTAATCAAACGTAATATTCCTGTCAGAGCTTTGGTTCGTAACTTAGAACTAGCGAAGCAGGTTTTGCCATCTGAAGTAGAGTTAGTCCAAGGAAATGTGCTTTTCGCGGATACTTTGTCAGAGGCGATCGCGGATTGTGATGTGTTGGTATGCGCTACGGGTGCAAAGCCCAGCTTCAATGCCCTTGAGCCATATCTAGTCGATTACATTGGTACAAAGAATTTAGTCAAGGCAGCTAAATCAAAAAATATCAAACATTTTGCGATCGTCTCATCCCTTTGCGTCTCGAAATTTTTGCATCCCCTAAATTTATTTTGGCTAGTACTGTTTTGGAAAAAGCAAGCCGAAAGATATCTGCAAGATAGCGGCTTAACCTACACCATCGTCCGCCCGGGGGGACTACTCAACCGCGAAAAAGAAGGTGGTTTAGTCCTATCTGGTGCTGACACCCTCTTTGAAGGCAGTATTCCCCGTACTAAGGTAGCCCAAGTGACGGTAGATGCTCTATTTGAAGATAATGCCAAGAATAAACTTGTTGAGATTGTGGTTAACGCCGATACACCCGATCGCCCAATTGCTGAATTATTTGCAACTGTATAA
- the hemB gene encoding porphobilinogen synthase: MQLTHRPRRLRRNPSIRSLVKENHLSVDDFIYPMFVMEGENNRVEVPSMPEAYRFTLDLLVKEVEENYALGIKAIALFPAVPEEKKDLTGTESFNPEGLAQRAVRAIKAAVPDVIIFTDVALDPFTTHGHDGIIDDNGVILNDETVEVLVKMAVSQAAAGTDFVSPSDMMDGRIGAIRQGLDAAGFENVGILAYSAKYASAYYGPFRDALGSAPKSGDKKTYQMDPANSREAIKEVYLDIAEGADIVMVKPALAYLDIIAKVKDATNVPVAAYNVSGEYAMIKAAAQLGWIDEKKVMFETLLSMKRAGADLILTYHAKSVAQLLAAGYRP; encoded by the coding sequence ATGCAACTCACACATCGCCCTCGCCGCCTCCGCCGCAATCCTTCTATTCGTAGCCTTGTTAAAGAGAATCATTTATCCGTAGATGATTTTATCTATCCAATGTTTGTGATGGAAGGAGAGAACAACCGTGTTGAAGTTCCTTCAATGCCCGAAGCCTATCGCTTTACCCTCGATCTATTGGTCAAAGAAGTAGAAGAGAACTATGCGTTAGGAATTAAGGCGATCGCACTTTTTCCTGCGGTTCCTGAAGAGAAAAAGGATCTCACTGGTACGGAAAGTTTTAATCCTGAAGGATTGGCTCAGCGTGCGGTCAGAGCGATTAAGGCAGCTGTTCCCGATGTGATTATCTTTACTGATGTTGCCCTTGATCCTTTCACCACGCACGGACATGATGGCATCATTGATGACAATGGCGTAATTCTCAATGATGAGACCGTTGAAGTATTAGTAAAAATGGCAGTTTCCCAAGCTGCCGCAGGTACAGATTTTGTTTCTCCCTCGGACATGATGGATGGACGCATTGGGGCAATTCGTCAAGGTTTAGATGCTGCTGGTTTTGAGAATGTCGGTATCCTTGCCTATTCCGCTAAATATGCCTCTGCTTACTATGGTCCTTTCCGTGATGCCCTCGGTTCTGCACCTAAGTCTGGTGATAAGAAGACCTATCAAATGGACCCTGCTAATTCCCGTGAAGCGATTAAGGAAGTTTATTTAGATATTGCGGAAGGTGCGGATATCGTGATGGTGAAGCCTGCTTTGGCTTACTTGGATATAATTGCCAAAGTCAAAGATGCTACCAATGTGCCTGTAGCTGCCTATAACGTCAGTGGCGAATACGCGATGATTAAGGCTGCCGCGCAACTAGGTTGGATCGACGAGAAGAAGGTCATGTTTGAAACACTGCTCAGCATGAAGAGAGCAGGAGCCGATCTGATTTTGACCTACCATGCCAAGTCGGTGGCGCAGCTTTTAGCTGCGGGTTATCGTCCTTAA
- a CDS encoding pentapeptide repeat-containing protein — MNAKELLESYAQGDRDFSKRSLIGLILTGANLSGSNFIESDLEEITLDIANLEDVELNLANLVRANLSGSILIQANLNGTILEQASLIGANLSEAFLIEADLSDAVLVEANFTNAFLTSANLTRSRLCRANLANAFLTGAYLNGADLRGANLTGADLSRSNLTGANLAGADLSRANLTNAKLNWANLANAKLIGADLTGTYLSTLKSIEGTDFTDARNAPNSVELVNMEEVNPTQ, encoded by the coding sequence ATGAACGCAAAAGAACTTCTCGAAAGTTATGCTCAGGGCGATCGCGATTTTAGTAAGCGATCGCTCATTGGCTTGATCTTGACTGGGGCAAACCTATCTGGGTCAAACTTTATCGAATCAGATCTCGAAGAAATTACACTCGACATTGCCAACTTAGAGGATGTAGAGCTAAATCTCGCGAATTTGGTCAGAGCAAATTTGAGTGGTTCGATTTTGATCCAAGCTAATCTTAATGGCACAATCTTAGAACAGGCTTCACTAATCGGGGCAAATCTTTCGGAAGCTTTCTTAATCGAAGCAGATTTAAGTGATGCTGTCTTAGTAGAAGCAAATTTTACTAACGCTTTTCTAACTAGTGCGAATTTGACGCGATCGCGATTATGTCGAGCCAACCTTGCTAACGCTTTTTTGACAGGTGCTTATCTGAATGGAGCAGATCTTCGTGGGGCAAATCTCACAGGAGCAGATCTCAGTCGCTCTAATCTGACGGGGGCAAATCTCGCAGGCGCAGATCTCAGTCGTGCTAATCTGACGAATGCCAAACTAAATTGGGCAAATCTTGCCAATGCTAAGTTAATTGGGGCGGATTTGACAGGAACCTATCTATCGACTCTAAAAAGTATTGAGGGCACTGATTTTACGGATGCACGTAATGCTCCGAACTCGGTCGAGCTTGTTAATATGGAAGAGGTAAACCCAACTCAATAG
- a CDS encoding tetratricopeptide repeat protein: MPLFRSVSSHTKTFAYRISNLALIMTIAGAIALPINNNAHAQAQKDAVEWIKQGRQLWQRNDISGAIAAYQQAAQLEPKNSKILTSLGFLLTQQNNYSGAISTLERATRLDNTNAKAFNALGFVYVKIKDYPNAINAYRRAISLDRQNIDAYNSVGFLLTEQKNYAEAVKIYRQAIAASPNEVKSYLNLGYVLKLSGDRKGAVAMYNQADKIAPFDADVLVALGGLFAEQNQNEEAIAKYKRALEVNPRHPQANLAIAGVLQSQGNYAEAITSLRRAATAKNITPSNLIALQREIANLYIQQGSLSGAIVAYREIIEVEPEEAETYLALGKLLVTQQRVTEARKTLETAERLFNQQGNIDGLAQARKALAEIK, from the coding sequence ATGCCCTTGTTTCGTTCCGTATCTAGCCACACTAAAACTTTTGCCTACAGAATCTCTAATCTCGCTTTAATCATGACGATCGCAGGGGCGATCGCTCTACCAATTAATAACAATGCCCATGCTCAAGCCCAAAAGGATGCCGTGGAATGGATCAAGCAGGGGCGACAACTTTGGCAAAGAAATGACATTTCTGGAGCGATCGCTGCCTATCAGCAAGCCGCCCAGTTAGAACCGAAAAATTCTAAAATTCTGACAAGTCTTGGCTTCCTCCTCACACAACAAAATAATTATTCGGGGGCAATCTCGACCTTAGAGCGGGCAACGCGGTTAGACAATACGAATGCTAAGGCATTTAATGCCCTAGGTTTTGTCTATGTCAAGATTAAAGACTATCCCAATGCGATCAATGCCTATCGGCGAGCCATCTCTCTGGATCGTCAAAATATAGATGCCTATAACAGTGTTGGCTTTTTGCTGACCGAACAAAAAAACTATGCTGAAGCTGTCAAGATCTATCGTCAAGCAATTGCTGCTTCACCAAATGAGGTCAAAAGCTATCTCAATTTGGGCTATGTGTTAAAGCTATCAGGCGATCGCAAGGGTGCTGTAGCTATGTATAACCAAGCCGATAAAATCGCCCCCTTTGATGCAGATGTATTAGTAGCGCTCGGTGGGTTATTCGCTGAACAAAATCAAAATGAAGAGGCGATCGCCAAATATAAACGCGCCTTAGAAGTTAATCCGCGTCATCCTCAAGCGAATTTGGCAATCGCTGGAGTTTTACAAAGTCAAGGTAATTATGCCGAAGCTATTACTTCTCTGCGTAGAGCCGCCACCGCAAAGAATATCACTCCTAGTAATTTGATTGCCTTGCAACGAGAGATTGCCAACCTCTATATCCAACAAGGTTCTCTATCAGGTGCGATCGTTGCCTATCGCGAAATCATCGAAGTAGAACCTGAGGAAGCCGAGACTTATCTCGCCTTAGGTAAGTTATTAGTCACACAGCAACGGGTAACTGAAGCTCGCAAAACCCTCGAAACTGCTGAGCGTCTATTCAATCAACAGGGTAACATCGATGGTTTAGCCCAAGCTCGAAAAGCTCTTGCAGAAATCAAATAA